ATGTCCTTGGCATCTTCTTCCAAGATTTTTTGCTCAGTTTCTGGCAAGCCCTGAGGAAGGAGAGGGCCTAGATCAACCTTGAAATCAAATTTCTCAGATTCTACTTCTTCTGGGTTTCCGTAGAGACTTCCCTGGTGCAGCTGAAAGATCTGTTTCTCCTGTTCCGTTTCAAGGGCTTTCTCAGAGTGGATTATTTCTGACTGAACCACAGAGTCTGCGTAACAATCACGACCAGGCCTCGGCTCTACCGCAAATTCGTTCTCCCTAGCAGGCACGCCCACATTATCAACGTTTTTAACGACTTCACCGTCACTTTCTCTCTCCTCGAGACCTCTTCTGGGGGACTGCTCATTGCTCAGTGGTCCTTCCAGGCCCATCGTTTCAGATTCACTGTTactttttttattcaggatgctggTTGTTTCATCTGTTTTCTCCCCCAGTTCCTCGGTTATTTCCAAACGGCTTGGCTTTTTCCTGCTTCTGGAGAACCTCAAGCAAGGCATTTTAAGGCTGGTGTGCTCCTTAGGGCAGTGTAGTGTGGCAGAATCTTCAGCCTGAATCTCCAGCGCTACAGAGGAACCCGGCTGGGTAGGCTTCTTCAGAGAAGACCGGGATCGCCTTCTCAATGTTACTAGGCGTTTGAAAGCCAACCACAGCGAATTTGAAACTTCTGCCTCAATGCCTCCGAGGTTGGAGTCCTGGTTCGCAGGCTTTAAGGAAAGCGATACACAATCGTCATCTTTCTCTGTTATCTTTTCACccactttcctccttttcttgaaGCAAAAGATGGAGGCCTTTTTGGCTGGGCTCTCGTCTGTCATgatgtttttttctgtatttgaGGCTCCTGTGGTTTGTATGCTCTCAGTCTGAATTCCTTTAGCTGTTTCCTCCATGTCTGGGCCTTGcactcttaattttttaaaaatactgtttttgCTGGCATTTCACCAAAAAAAGATATGCACAAAGTACATGTACCCTAGTTTGCATGTCATGGCTTCTTCCACTGGATCCCTCAAAATGTCCTCAGGATCAGTCTAATTTTTTGCAAAGGTATTTTCCAATGGACGGACATCTTAAggcaattttcttttttcctttcattacGTCAGATAATCAACAGGTTGTTTTTAACAGCACGTGGTGGTGGTTTTTCTTACGCTCCTGCATATATGACACTGATGTTCAGCTTGATACAAGGAAGTGTCAGTTTCAATTGTCTCTTTATGCAATGATGATACTCTTTCATCAGCAGCGTGGTGGTTTAATTGTTTTCAAACAGATTTCAGATCAGGATGGAAACTGACCCTGTTCCATTAATGATAGCCCTGGGGGGAAGCAACCACTGGCAAATATACATGTCTGGTTTCCCAATCAAAGACGTTGTTTGAAACCATCTACAAAAGAAGACATCTCAAGAGGCTTTCTTCGTTGACTGACTTAGGAAACAGAATTTTATTGCCTTTCAATCAATTCCCA
The Pogona vitticeps strain Pit_001003342236 chromosome 1, PviZW2.1, whole genome shotgun sequence genome window above contains:
- the AKAP5 gene encoding A-kinase anchor protein 5; the protein is MEETAKGIQTESIQTTGASNTEKNIMTDESPAKKASIFCFKKRRKVGEKITEKDDDCVSLSLKPANQDSNLGGIEAEVSNSLWLAFKRLVTLRRRSRSSLKKPTQPGSSVALEIQAEDSATLHCPKEHTSLKMPCLRFSRSRKKPSRLEITEELGEKTDETTSILNKKSNSESETMGLEGPLSNEQSPRRGLEERESDGEVVKNVDNVGVPARENEFAVEPRPGRDCYADSVVQSEIIHSEKALETEQEKQIFQLHQGSLYGNPEEVESEKFDFKVDLGPLLPQGLPETEQKILEEDAKDIQATEAKLEPVDGVVDLVDGRISGKGSNAVEVMMHAIPSTMEDEVSVCSDEEGRSEENRPMMMPAVGIVITITEAEEFQEEEEPAPVYEPFSFPQASKKKGKKKANKSANSGIEGSGQTWEGKTPPKVPSPLGANDQERRTSEQYEVLLIETAASLVKAAIQSSIEQVLNEVALEQNKQNSFL